The window AAGCTCCAGAAGGTGGCCCAGGAGAAAGATGATGATGGCAGTCTGGAGGAGGAGGAACTCGTTTTTATCCCCGCTCTGGCGCCTGAACAAAACGTAAATTCCGATGAAAAAGGACATAGCCAGGGCCACACAGACAATAGCGACTAAAATTACATTGACCATCCTAATGCCCTTTTTTTTATATTCTATCCCATTAATAGCAAATTCGTCAACTTCATGGCGTATAGCCCCAGGATGGGCTTAATTATTGCGGTATTGCTATTTCTATTCAAAGTGCTATAGTTTCTTATGGTCGATCATGTATTAATAGATGCTTTGACCCTGGAATCCCGGGATTTTGCCGCCAAATGGAAGGATGCGATTCGCAAGGCGCCTCAGCTTAAGCGTTACAATGCCCTGGACGACAGCCGGCTTATTGACGAGGGGGCGGGTATCTTCCCTCTTTTAAGCCGCACCCTTGACCGGGGGTTCGACAGATCCCTTATGGGTGAATTCTTCGTCAAAATGGGCAAGGACCGAATGGCGGAATCCTTTCCGGTTTCGGAAGTTATCTATTCAATAGACCTGGCACAGAAAATCTTTATCGAATATGTGATGACCGAATTTGCCCCCGAGAACCCGGTACGCATGTACTCGTCCATGGGGATACTTACCCAGGCTGCTGAATTTTTCCTTCTGGGCTGTTTTTACCTGACCAAGGGTTTCCTCGAGGCGACCTATACCCAGATGAACTCCAAGGATTCAGTTTCCGAGGAACTCTTGAAGAAATATTTCAGGGATGATTTTTTCTTCAAAATAAGATAGATTTTGAAAAAGGGGTCTTACGCGGATGGACATAAAGGAGTCGCTTGAGGAGTTTAAGGTAATTTTCTCCATACCCTTTCCCGAAGGCTTTTCCATAAAGTTTTTGGGCCAGGAGATCCATTCCTTCGACATCACCGAAACCATTCTCGTTTCATGGGTGATAATAGCGATTCTCATCATTGGCTCCCTCCTCCTTACACGGAAGCTCAAAGAAGTGCCCAGGGGCGCCCAAGTTTTTCTAGAATGGGCCATTGAATTCTGCAATTCTTTTTCCAGGGAGCATTTCGGGCACAAGGCCAAAACATACGGTCCTTATATAGGCACGGTTTTTCTCTTCCTCCTTTTTGCGAACATTATTCCGGCTATTTCCCCTATGTCAATTTCGATAATAGGGGCGGAACCGCCCTTCGTCATAAAACCACCAACCCGGGACATCAACCTCACGGCGGCTTTAGCCATCATGTCCATACTCCTGGTTTTCTTCGGCGGGCTTAAAGCAAGGGGGCCCATAGGCTGGCTTAAGAACCTGCTTAACCCCGTGCCCATGATGCTGCCCTTTAATCTCCTGGAATACATTATAAGGCCCTTGTCCCTCTGCCTCCGGCTTTTTGGGAATATACTGGGCGGTTTTATTATCATGCTTCTTGTGGAAAAGGCTTTACCCATTCCGGCCATAGTGCCGGCAGTGCTTTCGGTTTACTTTGATTTTTTTGACGGCCTCATACAGGCTGTGGTCTTT is drawn from Leadbettera azotonutricia ZAS-9 and contains these coding sequences:
- the atpB gene encoding F0F1 ATP synthase subunit A, translated to MDIKESLEEFKVIFSIPFPEGFSIKFLGQEIHSFDITETILVSWVIIAILIIGSLLLTRKLKEVPRGAQVFLEWAIEFCNSFSREHFGHKAKTYGPYIGTVFLFLLFANIIPAISPMSISIIGAEPPFVIKPPTRDINLTAALAIMSILLVFFGGLKARGPIGWLKNLLNPVPMMLPFNLLEYIIRPLSLCLRLFGNILGGFIIMLLVEKALPIPAIVPAVLSVYFDFFDGLIQAVVFTFLTTLFVAEAVETE